Proteins from a genomic interval of Hippocampus zosterae strain Florida chromosome 14, ASM2543408v3, whole genome shotgun sequence:
- the dnajc17 gene encoding dnaJ homolog subfamily C member 17 isoform X2, protein MSGKAKDILQLDLYGLLGIENTATTKEIKKAYRQKALKCHPDKNPDNPKAAELFHQLSQALEVLTDAAAKAAYDKVRAAKKQAEERNRKLDDKRKKIKLDLEARERQAEAEKEKNEIQITRTLEEEIIRLREEGSRQLEEEQRLIREQIQREREEQQNTGDYSHRNSGGGRCSRSSVTPKLKLKWKCKNDDDTNGGYCQEFILKLLQKVIKQCQERYEEMCASHATCAPPYASIPHMAIAAHMPPRNEDRASVTDVKLWKKAFEFLLSTHSLQKKPRWDGPVG, encoded by the exons ATGTCTGGAAAGGCAAAGGATATTCTGCAGCTGGACCTTTATGGTTTGCTTGGAATTGAAAACACTGCTACGACGAAGGAG ATCAAAAAAGCCTATCGACAGAAAGCTTTGAAATGCCATCCAGACAAGAACCCCGACAACCCAAAAGCAG CGGAGCTCTTCCACCAGTTGTCTCAGGCTCTGGAGGTGCTGACCGACGCTGCCGCCAAG GCCGCCTATGACAAGGTTCGCGCTGCCAAAAAACAAGCGGAAGAACGAAACCGCAAACTTGATGACAAGAGAAAGAAGATTAAGCTCG ACCTTGAGGCAAGAGAGCGACAAGCAGAAGCAGAGAAGGAGAAGAATGAAATCCAAATCACAAGAACACTTGAAGAAGAG ATTATTCGTTTGAGGGAGGAGGGATCCAGACAGCTTGAGGAAGAACAGAGGCTCATCAGAGAGCAGATCCAAAGAGAACGAGAAGAACAGCAGAACACGGGAGACTACAGTCACAGAA ACTCTGGAGGGGGAAGATGTTCCAGGAGCAGCGTCACCCCCAAATTGAAG TTGAAGTGGAAGTGTAAAAATGACGACGACACAAACGGTGGCTACTGCCAAGAGTTCATTCTTAAACTCCTACAAAAG GTGATTAAGCAGTGCCAAGAGAGGTATGAGGAAATGTGCGCTTCTCATGCAACTTGTGCGCCACCGTATGCTTCCATCCCTCACATGGCTATTGCGGCACATATGCCGCCCCGAAATGAGGATAGGGCAAGTGTCACTGACGTCAAGCTGTGGAAAAAAGCGTTTGAATTTCTCCTTAGCACACACTCGCTTCAAAAGAAACCTAGGTGGGATGGCCCCGTGGGATGA